The Panthera leo isolate Ple1 chromosome C2, P.leo_Ple1_pat1.1, whole genome shotgun sequence genome window below encodes:
- the TRA2B gene encoding transformer-2 protein homolog beta isoform X2, whose product MSDSGEQNYGERESRSASRSGSAHGSGKSARHTPARSRSKEDSRRSRSKSRSRSESRSRSRRSSRRHYTRSRSRSRSHRRSRSRSYSRDYRRRHSHSHSPMSTRRRHVGNRANPDPNCCLGVFGLSLYTTERDLREVFSKYGPIADVSIVYDQQSRRSRGFAFVYFENVDDAKEAKERANGMELDGRRIRVDFSITKRPHTPTPGIYMGRPTYGSSRRRDYYDRGYDRGYDDRDYYSRSYRGGGGGGGGWRAAQDRDQIYRRSPSPYYSRGGYRSRSRSRSYSPRRY is encoded by the exons ATGAGCGACAGCGGCGAGCAGAATTACGGCGAGCGG GAATCCCGTTCTGCTTCCAGAAGTGGAAGTGCTCATGGATCTGGGAAATCTGCAAGGCATACCCCTGCAAGGTCTCGCTCCAAGGAAGATTCCAGGCGTTCCAGATCAAAGTCCAGGTCCAGATCTGAATCTAG GTCTAGATCCAGAAGAAGTTCACGAAGGCATTACACAAGATCAAGATCTCGGTCCCGCTCCCATAGACGATCCCGTAGCAGGTCTTATAGTCGAGATTATCGAAGACGGCATAGCCACAGTCATTCTCCCATGTCTACTCGTAGGCGTCATGTTGGGAATCGG GCAAATCCTGATCCCAACTGTTGTCTTGGAGTGTTTGGATTGAGCTTGTACACTACAGAAAGAGATCTAAGAGAAGTGTTCTCGAAATATGGCCCCATTGCAGATGTGTCTATTGTATATGACCAGCAGTCTAGACGGTCAAGAGGATTTgcctttgtgtattttgaaaatgtagatgATGCCAAGGAA GCAAAGGAGCGTGCCAATGGAATGGAGCTTGATGGACGTAGGATCAGAGTTGATTTCTCTATAACAAAAAGACCACATACCCCAACACCGGGAATTTACATGGGAAGACCTACCTA TGGAAGTTCACGCCGTCGGGATTACTATGACCGAGGATATGATCGAGGCTATGATGACCGAGACTACTATAGCAGATCATACAG aggaggaggtggaggaggaggaggatggagagcTGCTCAAGACAGGGATCAGATTTACAG GCGGTCACCTTCTCCTTACTATAGTCGTGGAGGATACAGATCACGTTCTAGGTCTCGATCATACTCACCTC GTCGCTATTAA
- the TRA2B gene encoding transformer-2 protein homolog beta isoform X1, translating to MSDSGEQNYGERESRSASRSGSAHGSGKSARHTPARSRSKEDSRRSRSKSRSRSESRSRSRRSSRRHYTRSRSRSRSHRRSRSRSYSRDYRRRHSHSHSPMSTRRRHVGNRANPDPNCCLGVFGLSLYTTERDLREVFSKYGPIADVSIVYDQQSRRSRGFAFVYFENVDDAKEAKERANGMELDGRRIRVDFSITKRPHTPTPGIYMGRPTYGSSRRRDYYDRGYDRGYDDRDYYSRSYRGGGGGGGGWRAAQDRDQIYRRRSPSPYYSRGGYRSRSRSRSYSPRRY from the exons ATGAGCGACAGCGGCGAGCAGAATTACGGCGAGCGG GAATCCCGTTCTGCTTCCAGAAGTGGAAGTGCTCATGGATCTGGGAAATCTGCAAGGCATACCCCTGCAAGGTCTCGCTCCAAGGAAGATTCCAGGCGTTCCAGATCAAAGTCCAGGTCCAGATCTGAATCTAG GTCTAGATCCAGAAGAAGTTCACGAAGGCATTACACAAGATCAAGATCTCGGTCCCGCTCCCATAGACGATCCCGTAGCAGGTCTTATAGTCGAGATTATCGAAGACGGCATAGCCACAGTCATTCTCCCATGTCTACTCGTAGGCGTCATGTTGGGAATCGG GCAAATCCTGATCCCAACTGTTGTCTTGGAGTGTTTGGATTGAGCTTGTACACTACAGAAAGAGATCTAAGAGAAGTGTTCTCGAAATATGGCCCCATTGCAGATGTGTCTATTGTATATGACCAGCAGTCTAGACGGTCAAGAGGATTTgcctttgtgtattttgaaaatgtagatgATGCCAAGGAA GCAAAGGAGCGTGCCAATGGAATGGAGCTTGATGGACGTAGGATCAGAGTTGATTTCTCTATAACAAAAAGACCACATACCCCAACACCGGGAATTTACATGGGAAGACCTACCTA TGGAAGTTCACGCCGTCGGGATTACTATGACCGAGGATATGATCGAGGCTATGATGACCGAGACTACTATAGCAGATCATACAG aggaggaggtggaggaggaggaggatggagagcTGCTCAAGACAGGGATCAGATTTACAG AAGGCGGTCACCTTCTCCTTACTATAGTCGTGGAGGATACAGATCACGTTCTAGGTCTCGATCATACTCACCTC GTCGCTATTAA
- the TRA2B gene encoding transformer-2 protein homolog beta isoform X3: MSTRRRHVGNRANPDPNCCLGVFGLSLYTTERDLREVFSKYGPIADVSIVYDQQSRRSRGFAFVYFENVDDAKEAKERANGMELDGRRIRVDFSITKRPHTPTPGIYMGRPTYGSSRRRDYYDRGYDRGYDDRDYYSRSYRGGGGGGGGWRAAQDRDQIYRRRSPSPYYSRGGYRSRSRSRSYSPRRY, encoded by the exons ATGTCTACTCGTAGGCGTCATGTTGGGAATCGG GCAAATCCTGATCCCAACTGTTGTCTTGGAGTGTTTGGATTGAGCTTGTACACTACAGAAAGAGATCTAAGAGAAGTGTTCTCGAAATATGGCCCCATTGCAGATGTGTCTATTGTATATGACCAGCAGTCTAGACGGTCAAGAGGATTTgcctttgtgtattttgaaaatgtagatgATGCCAAGGAA GCAAAGGAGCGTGCCAATGGAATGGAGCTTGATGGACGTAGGATCAGAGTTGATTTCTCTATAACAAAAAGACCACATACCCCAACACCGGGAATTTACATGGGAAGACCTACCTA TGGAAGTTCACGCCGTCGGGATTACTATGACCGAGGATATGATCGAGGCTATGATGACCGAGACTACTATAGCAGATCATACAG aggaggaggtggaggaggaggaggatggagagcTGCTCAAGACAGGGATCAGATTTACAG AAGGCGGTCACCTTCTCCTTACTATAGTCGTGGAGGATACAGATCACGTTCTAGGTCTCGATCATACTCACCTC GTCGCTATTAA